One Candidatus Ornithobacterium hominis genomic region harbors:
- a CDS encoding phage tail tape measure protein, which yields MSSNTTIYNISFTTNGGQVFATINNGLSGVREATKQTTKVFGDCYKALLSVSLVADSLNQIKQSVDNLIAPGADLNANMLELSAITGVTGEGLKAIEIAARDTAKTFGTSAVDNVEAYKMMLSQLSPEIANNAEAMKMMGETANILSKQMGGDTVAATDVLNTSLNQFGVSMDDPIAAAKVMADMMNVMSAAAQQGSAELPQIKSALEQVGMVAKTTGLSFAETNAYIQLLDQAGKKGSEGGVALRNVLTTLSEGRFTSKLAAEGLEQAGISVNYLADTSIPLHERLKTLRKIQGDTALMTKVFGKENMAAAIAMINTADEAEAMSKAIVGTQSAVEQAEVIMGGYNEKIARTKAWFDDLKISIFNITEPLLPATQGFFGLAAATGEAAQSYISIKSALEALFPKLFLKTTATTVETSVTNTNTIAHRQNIFQRIRQGIASKMAAIEMKSINAQMMLGAIISRIQAGGIRSVAIAFGQATLGATAFQLALNALGIGLIILAIAGLVAGLKHLYENSRKFREILGYIGGTGKAIFHNIGVYASRLWHLVLKPIGNVIWGYFKFVFTTIWNVVKAVWGGISNTIFWAWEDVIKPVAQWIWNLFTTVFIKIWEAVKWVFTKIVNFATAVWNWIKETFGGFAAWVEDVILNPIRDAFSNIWDWIVGLLDKIMNKMSGVLAPIRELWNRIFSSEGTINIHEAGKEGANAAGEQFDKEQNQKNQNNDKTGEPQEVKIVDDSHKSIFDVGKGSGIETSTIGGVAAEKTKNKNVGSKGNSSGENGNKVRNLTIGKFMDNFNVYMNHQQGVDRHQLLQAVREVFMTASADFSGVNE from the coding sequence ATGTCTTCAAACACAACAATATATAATATAAGTTTTACTACTAATGGTGGGCAAGTTTTTGCTACTATCAATAACGGTTTGAGTGGTGTAAGAGAGGCCACGAAACAAACTACAAAAGTATTTGGTGATTGCTACAAGGCACTACTTTCGGTAAGTTTGGTTGCTGATAGTCTTAATCAGATAAAACAAAGCGTTGATAATTTAATAGCACCTGGAGCAGACCTTAACGCAAATATGCTGGAGCTTTCAGCCATTACAGGCGTTACAGGCGAAGGATTGAAAGCCATAGAAATAGCAGCAAGAGATACTGCCAAAACCTTTGGCACATCTGCCGTGGACAATGTGGAAGCTTACAAAATGATGCTCTCCCAACTTTCGCCAGAAATCGCCAACAATGCCGAGGCAATGAAGATGATGGGCGAAACGGCTAATATCCTCTCTAAGCAAATGGGTGGCGATACCGTAGCGGCAACTGATGTACTGAATACCTCGCTCAATCAGTTTGGCGTGAGTATGGATGACCCTATTGCAGCAGCAAAAGTAATGGCAGATATGATGAATGTAATGTCTGCCGCTGCACAACAAGGTTCTGCCGAATTGCCACAAATTAAATCCGCCTTGGAACAAGTAGGTATGGTGGCGAAAACCACAGGTCTATCCTTTGCCGAAACCAATGCCTATATTCAGCTACTGGACCAAGCAGGAAAAAAAGGAAGCGAGGGCGGTGTGGCTCTGCGAAATGTTTTGACCACTTTATCAGAGGGTAGATTTACCTCCAAATTAGCCGCTGAAGGATTAGAACAAGCGGGAATATCTGTGAATTATTTAGCAGACACCAGCATCCCACTACACGAGCGTTTGAAAACACTCAGAAAAATACAAGGCGATACAGCACTGATGACCAAAGTGTTTGGTAAAGAAAATATGGCGGCAGCAATTGCAATGATAAATACTGCAGATGAAGCCGAGGCTATGAGCAAAGCCATAGTAGGAACACAGTCTGCCGTAGAACAGGCAGAAGTGATAATGGGTGGCTATAATGAAAAAATAGCCAGAACCAAAGCGTGGTTTGATGATTTAAAGATTTCTATTTTCAATATTACAGAGCCATTACTTCCTGCTACACAAGGTTTTTTTGGTCTTGCAGCAGCAACGGGTGAAGCCGCTCAATCTTATATATCTATAAAATCGGCATTAGAGGCATTATTTCCAAAATTATTTCTAAAAACGACCGCTACTACAGTTGAAACATCGGTAACAAATACCAATACGATTGCTCATAGGCAAAACATATTTCAGCGAATAAGACAAGGGATAGCGTCTAAAATGGCGGCAATTGAAATGAAATCAATTAATGCTCAAATGATGCTTGGAGCTATTATTTCAAGAATACAAGCAGGTGGAATTAGAAGTGTTGCTATCGCTTTTGGACAAGCAACTTTGGGAGCTACTGCCTTTCAACTCGCTCTTAATGCTCTGGGAATCGGGCTTATTATTTTAGCCATTGCAGGGCTGGTTGCAGGATTAAAACACCTATATGAAAACTCAAGGAAATTCAGAGAAATACTGGGTTACATTGGTGGAACTGGAAAGGCTATATTTCACAATATAGGAGTATATGCAAGCCGATTATGGCACTTGGTATTAAAACCTATTGGTAATGTCATTTGGGGATATTTCAAATTTGTTTTCACAACAATTTGGAATGTAGTAAAAGCCGTATGGGGAGGCATTAGCAACACCATTTTTTGGGCTTGGGAAGATGTGATAAAACCTGTGGCACAATGGATTTGGAACTTATTCACCACAGTGTTTATAAAGATTTGGGAAGCCGTAAAATGGGTTTTCACCAAGATAGTCAATTTCGCCACCGCAGTATGGAATTGGATAAAAGAAACCTTTGGCGGTTTTGCCGCTTGGGTAGAAGATGTCATTTTAAACCCTATTCGTGATGCTTTTTCTAATATTTGGGATTGGATTGTGGGGTTATTAGACAAGATTATGAACAAAATGAGCGGTGTGCTGGCACCTATCCGTGAACTTTGGAACAGGATTTTTTCATCTGAAGGAACTATTAATATTCACGAAGCAGGAAAAGAAGGGGCGAATGCAGCAGGAGAACAATTTGATAAAGAACAAAATCAAAAGAATCAAAATAACGATAAAACAGGAGAGCCACAGGAGGTAAAAATAGTAGATGATAGCCATAAATCCATATTTGATGTAGGTAAAGGTTCTGGAATCGAGACGAGTACTATTGGTGGTGTGGCTGCTGAAAAAACGAAAAACAAAAATGTAGGAAGCAAAGGAAATAGCAGCGGAGAAAATGGGAATAAAGTGAGAAATCTAACGATTGGCAAGTTCATGGATAATTTTAATGTATACATGAACCATCAGCAAGGTGTGGATAGACATCAACTATTACAAGCCGTGCGAGAGGTGTTTATGACTGCAAGTGCTGATTTCTCTGGCGTAAATGAATAA